From Oryza sativa Japonica Group chromosome 4, ASM3414082v1, one genomic window encodes:
- the LOC107277933 gene encoding uncharacterized protein produces MSISADSPWRGAAASFRQPVKKTDELAAQSLVEAIYNYNARCSISSTLPAIEYRSSDGEKDITRHVFRWDRAPYEFVFQNGFEARRASPASPDEMYFNLEHYVTRGLGRPLDTRRDTTHAYVSTTISSSWYPSVNPGSVLLYRYEIYAPGGIWISQTLGDRYSYSAQDEVVFPVGIAPQYIRSAQIFELTNDRKYTRRRRVNTILYRNRNFNPQSHPSRRLRIQSPVCHYMDENNQRKKLVIQDVPERQLSPDDADDEVNEYYTEGVTDVDNYIDSAFRSTRKNKAYIFIREENVVMNYGPATRDDKIISGLRYIGNTLQSLVGTAFAEHGIDAAFACHDNHGFLCARSEAMIFSANLCARINFAPRTTRDRIIQGPKTISQMFPFFKGTSFEKGIDAAFESTVTGEAYLFKGAEFALINYSRPILIEIRPIVDVFKCFRDCYLFATDIGAALASHVSKDVYLFKENDYLLFHLTPGETNHYIIGGPKEIVPRNWPSLKGILPRKNKALDIYESLQPNPVRDQDD; encoded by the exons ATGTCGATATCAGCAGATTCGCCATGGCGAGGTGCTGCTGCATCCTTTCGTCAACCTGTGAAAAAAACAGATGAACTCGCAGCTCAGTCCCTTGTAGAAGCAATCTACAATTACAACGCCAG GTGCTCGATTTCTTCAACTCTACCTGCCATTGAGTACAGAAGTTCTGATGGAGAAAAAGATATCACGCGCCATGTGTTCCGATGGGATAGAGCCCCATATGAATTCGTGTTTCAAAATGGATTCGAAGCCAGGCGTGCCTCTCCTGCCTCTCCAGATGAAATGTACTTCAATTTGGAGCATTATGTGACTAGAGGCCTTGGGAGGCCTCTTGACACTCGAAGAGACACAACTCATGCGTATGTTAGCACTACCATAAGCAGTTCCTGGTATCCCAGTGTCAACCCTGGAAGTGTTCTCTTATACCGTTATGAGATATATGCTCCTGGAGGAATATGGATTTCTCAAACATTAGGCGACAGATATAGCTACAGTGCTCAAGATGAGGTCGTTTTTCCTGTCGGAATTGCTCCTCAGTATATTCGATCTGCGCAAATTTTCGAACTCACAAATGACAG AAAATATACAAGACGGAGACGGGTGAATACCATTCTGTACAGAAACAGGAATTTCAATCCTCAATCGCATCCATCGAGGAGGCTCAGAATCCAGAGCCCAGTGTGCCATTACATGGATGAAAACAATCAGAGGAAGAAACTAGTAATTCAGGACGTCCCAGAGCGGCAGTTGTCACCGGACGATGCAGATGATGAGGTGAATGAGTATTATACAGAGGGAGTCACTGATGTTGACAATTACATCGACTCAGCATTTCGCTCTACACGGAAGAACAAGGCCTATATTTTCAtcagggaagagaatgttgTCATGAACTACGGCCCTGCAACGAGAGATGACAAAATAATCAGCGGCCTAAGGTACATAGGCAATACTCTACAATCCCTTGTGGGCACTGCTTTCGCGGAGCACGGGATAGATGCCGCTTTTGCGTGCCATGACAACCATGGTTTTCTCTGTGCTCGAAGTGAAGCCATGATCTTCTCTGCAAATCTTTGCGCAAGGATAAACTTTGCACCGCGGACAACTAGGGATCGGATTATACAAGGTCCTAAAACCATTAGCCAAATGTTTCCCTTCTTCAAAGGGACCAGCTTTGAGAAGGGGATAGACGCTGCATTTGAATCCACTGTGACCGGGGAAGCCTACCTGTTCAAAGGCGCAGAGTTTGCTCTCATCAACTATTCCAGGCCAATCCTCATTGAGATACGACCCATTGTGGATGTGTTCAAGTGCTTCCGCGACTGCTACTTGTTTGCAACAGATATTGGAGCTGCCCTTGCCTCGCATGTGTCGAAAGACGTTTACCTTTTCAAGGAAAACGACTATCTTTTGTTTCACTTGACCCCTGGGGAAACCAACCACTATATCATTGGAGGACCTAAGGAGATTGTTCCTAGAAACTGGCCCTCATTGAAGGGCATCCTGCCCCGGAAGAACAAGGCACTAGACATTTACGAGTCTCTCCAACCAAACCCTGTGCGCGACCAGGATGACTAG